Proteins from one Pantoea cypripedii genomic window:
- a CDS encoding ABC transporter permease, protein MNSTLRYISWRLVQVIPTVIIIILLAFGLMKLAPGDLADVIAAQSGGASAEYMHEMRQLYGLDVPLWQQFTHYLQAIFHLNLGYSFLYNASVSDLILSRLPATLLLALTAIFFALVIGVLLGIVAARYRGTWIDGVISVFSTLGFATPLFWIGLLLIVAFSLKLPWLPSGGFSTVGAVWTSRWQQIADVLHHLILPAFSLSLFFLSVYVRLTRSSMLDVYHQDYIRTARAKGLQEWRVIFRHMLRNAALPIVTLTGLEIGGLLSGSVVIETVFGWPGIGRLAYDAVLQRDINLLLGIFLFSALLVVVMNLAIDLIYVVLDPRIGRQRA, encoded by the coding sequence ATGAACAGTACCTTACGTTATATTAGTTGGCGGCTCGTGCAGGTAATTCCTACCGTAATCATTATTATTCTGTTGGCATTCGGCTTAATGAAGCTGGCACCCGGCGATCTGGCTGATGTGATTGCTGCGCAATCAGGCGGGGCGTCCGCCGAATATATGCATGAAATGCGGCAGTTATATGGGCTGGATGTACCGCTGTGGCAGCAGTTTACCCATTATCTTCAGGCGATTTTCCATCTCAATCTCGGCTACTCGTTTCTTTATAACGCCAGCGTCAGCGATTTAATCCTGAGTCGCCTGCCTGCCACCTTATTGCTGGCTCTGACGGCAATTTTCTTTGCGCTGGTGATCGGTGTATTGCTGGGGATCGTTGCTGCCCGTTACCGTGGTACCTGGATTGATGGTGTGATCTCGGTATTCTCAACGCTGGGTTTTGCCACACCATTGTTCTGGATTGGTCTGCTGCTGATCGTTGCTTTCTCGCTGAAACTGCCCTGGCTACCCTCAGGTGGTTTCTCCACCGTCGGTGCGGTCTGGACCAGCCGCTGGCAGCAGATAGCTGATGTTTTGCATCACCTGATCCTTCCTGCATTCTCCCTGAGTCTGTTCTTTTTATCTGTCTATGTACGCCTGACACGCTCCTCCATGCTGGATGTTTATCATCAGGACTACATCCGCACCGCGCGCGCCAAAGGTTTGCAGGAGTGGCGGGTGATTTTCCGGCACATGCTACGTAACGCTGCATTACCCATCGTCACGCTGACCGGGCTTGAAATCGGTGGCCTGCTAAGCGGCTCAGTGGTGATTGAAACCGTGTTTGGCTGGCCCGGTATTGGTCGGCTGGCCTATGACGCGGTGCTGCAACGCGATATCAATTTGCTGTTGGGTATTTTTCTGTTTAGCGCACTGCTGGTCGTGGTGATGAATCTGGCGATCGATCTGATTTACGTGGTACTGGATCCGCGCATTGGGAGACAGCGGGCATGA
- a CDS encoding SDR family oxidoreductase gives MDLQLSNKVVVVTGGSKGIGLAVAQRFLDEGAKVILVSRNAQNLAAARQILNAGDERLHTLSADLRDAAQANDVIEAAAARWGEIDVLVNSAGDAQRRAPEELDSAAWHAAMEAKYFTYIHTQDAVLARWRRRDIEGERGAIVNIVGTGGRVPNPSHAAGGAANAALLLSTLALAQHYARYGIRINAVNPGFTLTDRIHRSIEHEAKRLQLTPDEALARMEAELPLGRFGQPEEIADAVLFLASPRASYIVGALLNVDGGQKAIL, from the coding sequence ATGGATTTGCAACTCAGCAACAAGGTGGTGGTGGTTACCGGCGGGAGCAAGGGAATCGGGCTGGCCGTTGCACAGCGATTTCTTGATGAGGGAGCCAAAGTTATCCTGGTATCCCGTAATGCGCAAAATCTCGCCGCAGCACGTCAAATCCTCAATGCCGGGGATGAACGGCTGCATACGCTGAGCGCCGACCTGCGCGACGCCGCACAAGCTAACGATGTCATTGAAGCGGCGGCCGCCAGATGGGGCGAAATTGATGTCCTGGTCAACAGCGCCGGGGATGCTCAACGCCGTGCCCCGGAGGAACTGGATAGCGCCGCCTGGCATGCGGCCATGGAGGCCAAGTATTTCACCTATATCCACACCCAGGATGCGGTGCTGGCACGCTGGCGTCGGCGTGATATTGAGGGTGAACGGGGAGCCATCGTCAATATCGTCGGGACGGGAGGTCGGGTGCCCAACCCTTCTCATGCCGCGGGGGGTGCCGCCAATGCCGCTTTGCTGCTTTCTACGCTGGCGCTGGCCCAGCACTACGCCCGGTATGGCATCCGCATCAATGCCGTGAACCCAGGTTTTACGCTTACTGACCGGATCCATCGTTCCATTGAGCATGAAGCTAAACGGCTGCAACTGACGCCGGATGAAGCACTAGCGCGTATGGAAGCGGAACTGCCACTGGGGCGGTTTGGTCAGCCAGAAGAGATTGCCGATGCAGTGCTGTTTCTTGCCAGCCCGAGGGCCAGTTATATCGTTGGTGCGCTGCTGAACGTAGACGGTGGACAGAAAGCAATTTTATAA
- a CDS encoding ArsR/SmtB family transcription factor, producing MTISADNNKLLAQCLRTLGHPDRLHIALVLCQQPATVAELVTRTQIAQPYLSQHLASLRKARLLVSCRRARTVTYRLSSGLSENLIGMLRMNIEFGKSYINGIGL from the coding sequence ATGACTATCTCAGCCGATAACAACAAATTACTGGCGCAATGCCTGCGTACGCTGGGGCATCCTGACCGGTTACACATCGCTTTGGTACTGTGCCAGCAACCTGCTACTGTCGCAGAACTGGTGACCCGTACCCAAATAGCGCAGCCTTATTTGTCTCAGCATCTGGCATCATTACGCAAGGCGCGATTATTGGTTTCCTGCCGTCGAGCAAGAACCGTAACCTATCGTCTAAGTAGTGGGTTGTCGGAAAATCTGATTGGAATGTTGAGGATGAATATTGAGTTTGGCAAAAGCTATATCAACGGTATTGGGTTATGA
- a CDS encoding SymE family type I addiction module toxin, protein MAAQHHKSEPATPQAHRCIVGYRSNGGRPDPAPQLTLNGRWLEPLGFTIGQRIEVITKPG, encoded by the coding sequence ATGGCTGCGCAACATCATAAGTCAGAACCCGCCACACCCCAGGCACATCGCTGCATCGTGGGATACCGCTCCAACGGCGGCAGGCCGGACCCGGCCCCACAGCTGACCCTTAACGGACGCTGGCTGGAGCCACTGGGCTTCACCATCGGGCAGAGGATCGAGGTGATCACGAAGCCGGGGTAG
- a CDS encoding polymorphic toxin type 25 domain-containing protein → MVASAVAGALGGLSAGNIGAAASGAMAPYIANEIKQKTTTYYADGTKDVNVVANTMAHAVAGAVLAQLAGNSAAAGAAGAASGELIANAIVKSMYPNTDAKDLTESQKQTVSALSQLAAGLAGGMASDSALGAGTGTVAGKNAVENNALGDGFQLPTGMMNYGQAVASWNQYAVVNNLTPEQTQEGMNQIAIGEGPSWGAEGKVSPTGQISGDFAIGTGYTLTGSIDDKHFSVDGGSIYGLGAHAGASIGLTFGPYFPGVFGNPEHDYSLNIGAGVVSFGATGNKDGIGFSFGVGPS, encoded by the coding sequence ATGGTGGCGAGCGCAGTGGCAGGCGCACTGGGCGGGCTGAGCGCCGGAAACATAGGTGCAGCGGCCAGCGGGGCAATGGCACCGTATATCGCCAACGAAATTAAGCAGAAGACGACCACCTATTACGCCGACGGCACCAAGGATGTCAACGTGGTGGCGAACACCATGGCCCATGCGGTGGCCGGAGCGGTGCTGGCGCAGCTGGCAGGGAACAGCGCCGCGGCAGGTGCCGCTGGTGCAGCCAGCGGTGAACTGATTGCGAATGCGATTGTGAAATCGATGTACCCGAATACTGATGCGAAAGACCTGACGGAGAGCCAGAAGCAGACAGTCAGCGCACTGAGCCAGCTGGCAGCTGGCCTGGCCGGAGGGATGGCATCGGATTCGGCACTGGGCGCGGGTACCGGGACAGTGGCCGGGAAGAATGCGGTTGAGAATAATGCGCTGGGTGATGGCTTCCAGTTGCCAACAGGTATGATGAATTATGGGCAGGCGGTTGCCTCATGGAATCAGTATGCGGTGGTCAATAATCTGACTCCGGAACAAACTCAAGAAGGGATGAATCAAATTGCTATTGGAGAAGGGCCTTCTTGGGGGGCTGAAGGAAAAGTTAGTCCAACAGGACAGATCAGTGGTGACTTTGCTATTGGTACCGGTTATACACTTACAGGTTCTATAGATGATAAACATTTTTCAGTTGATGGTGGAAGTATATATGGTCTTGGTGCACACGCAGGCGCATCAATTGGATTAACTTTCGGTCCTTATTTTCCGGGCGTATTTGGCAATCCAGAGCACGACTATTCACTTAATATCGGTGCTGGAGTTGTATCCTTCGGCGCAACTGGAAACAAGGATGGCATTGGTTTCTCCTTTGGAGTTGGACCATCTTGA
- a CDS encoding mandelate racemase/muconate lactonizing enzyme family protein, with protein sequence MNRDALIRSVTLWPLRIPLKSTYDIAAGETRQSVDVVIVSLQTEAGVVGLGETQAWHRQGSNETLAGLVDAMQSLLIPLMIGQSVFDIASLAERFDRRLSGRYAAKAALLDALYDAQGRLLNLPVWALLGGRARASVATGAVLTLREKLAETLEEAELRYQQGYRHFSLKVGRSISRDIQAVAALRKTLGDEVQILIDANAGLTFSDALRLLQAIEPYQIEAAEQLLASHDWSGLADLARRTSIPLLLDESITTPADLLHAIPQRLAQGVHTKTAKNGGIWHSRQLWQIASAAGWQVRAGNHPATSIATLAVAHLATAWAAPLITSPFTSSVTHELMGDVVSQPLAITHGELKIGEGTGWGVDLDKQAIARWRID encoded by the coding sequence ATGAATCGCGATGCGCTGATTCGTAGTGTCACTCTCTGGCCGTTGCGTATTCCGTTGAAATCCACGTATGACATTGCTGCCGGTGAAACACGGCAAAGTGTTGATGTAGTGATCGTCAGCCTGCAAACCGAGGCAGGGGTCGTCGGCTTAGGCGAAACTCAGGCCTGGCATCGTCAGGGGAGTAACGAAACCCTCGCAGGATTAGTCGATGCCATGCAATCGCTACTGATCCCATTGATGATCGGCCAGTCAGTCTTCGATATTGCTTCACTGGCTGAGCGTTTTGACCGGCGATTGTCGGGACGGTACGCCGCCAAAGCCGCGCTGCTCGATGCGCTTTATGATGCGCAGGGAAGGTTGCTCAACCTGCCTGTATGGGCACTGCTTGGCGGCCGGGCGCGCGCCTCAGTTGCCACCGGGGCGGTACTGACCCTGCGTGAAAAGCTGGCTGAGACGCTGGAGGAAGCGGAGCTGCGCTATCAGCAGGGCTACCGCCATTTCAGCCTGAAAGTCGGGCGATCTATCAGTCGTGATATTCAGGCGGTGGCTGCTCTGCGTAAAACCCTGGGTGATGAGGTGCAGATCCTCATCGATGCCAATGCCGGATTGACCTTCAGTGATGCCCTGCGGTTGTTACAGGCTATTGAACCTTATCAGATAGAAGCGGCAGAGCAGCTGCTGGCAAGCCATGACTGGAGCGGTCTGGCGGATTTGGCTCGAAGAACGTCGATTCCGCTGCTGCTGGATGAAAGCATCACCACCCCGGCAGACCTGTTGCACGCCATTCCACAACGCCTGGCCCAGGGGGTACATACCAAAACCGCCAAAAATGGGGGTATCTGGCACAGCCGTCAGCTGTGGCAGATTGCCAGTGCCGCCGGATGGCAGGTACGCGCTGGTAATCATCCTGCGACCAGCATTGCAACGCTCGCGGTTGCGCATCTGGCTACCGCATGGGCTGCCCCCCTGATCACTTCGCCCTTTACCAGCAGCGTCACCCACGAATTAATGGGGGATGTAGTCAGTCAACCCCTGGCGATAACCCATGGTGAACTGAAGATCGGCGAGGGAACGGGTTGGGGGGTGGACCTGGATAAACAAGCCATTGCGCGCTGGCGCATTGATTAA
- a CDS encoding ABC transporter ATP-binding protein, whose protein sequence is MSLLEVRDLRISIRDKLLVNGISFTLRPNEKVALVGESGSGKSLSAMSLLRLIPGAQISGEAQFAGRNLFALPEKEVRTLSGRDIAMIFQEPMTALNPLKTVGEQIAEVYRLHHQLSRRDAWQQAIARLADTGIPQPAQRAHAWPHQLSGGQRQRVMIAMALAGEPRLLLADEPTTALDATLRLQILDLLADLQQRNGMAVLLISHDLHLVRRFADRVLVMEKGEIVEDAPTERLFNSPAHPYTRKLLSSRPERLSGHVAKNAPAVRLHAREVEIRYPRTLKGVRNWFSPGWHTAVKQASLDLLQGQTVGIIGESGSGKTSLANAVLGLVKHQGALLVDGTSWQAARKAGKTAHQTQRRKVQAVFQDPYSSLSPRLTIEQIIGEGLKLHYPRLSAEQRRQRILALLAEVGLTEPQFPHLLQRHPHEFSGGQRQRIAIARALIIEPDVLVLDEPTSALDVTVQKQVVQLLQQLQRDRGLSYLIITHDVAVVAAMAHHILVMRDGEVVEQGEATLLLAEPDHPYTRNLIEAAYFQPRREQPAA, encoded by the coding sequence ATGAGTCTGTTAGAAGTACGGGATCTTCGCATCAGTATCCGTGACAAACTGTTGGTTAACGGTATTTCATTCACGCTGCGACCTAACGAGAAAGTCGCGCTGGTGGGAGAATCAGGTTCAGGCAAAAGCCTGAGCGCCATGAGCCTGCTGCGTCTGATTCCAGGGGCACAAATTAGCGGCGAAGCGCAGTTTGCCGGGCGCAATCTCTTCGCGTTGCCAGAAAAAGAGGTGCGTACCCTGAGCGGGCGCGATATCGCGATGATCTTTCAGGAGCCGATGACGGCGCTCAATCCGCTGAAAACCGTCGGTGAACAGATTGCTGAAGTCTATCGCCTGCATCACCAACTGAGCCGCCGCGATGCCTGGCAACAGGCGATAGCGCGCCTTGCTGATACCGGGATTCCCCAACCGGCGCAGCGCGCCCATGCCTGGCCGCATCAGCTGTCCGGTGGTCAGCGCCAGCGCGTGATGATTGCCATGGCGCTGGCCGGAGAACCGCGTTTGCTGTTGGCGGATGAACCCACCACGGCCCTGGACGCGACCTTACGGCTGCAAATCCTCGATTTGCTCGCTGATTTACAGCAACGTAATGGCATGGCGGTTCTGCTCATCAGCCATGACCTGCATCTTGTACGACGCTTCGCCGATCGGGTACTGGTGATGGAGAAAGGTGAGATTGTTGAAGATGCACCAACCGAACGACTCTTCAATTCGCCCGCTCATCCATATACCCGCAAGCTGCTGAGCAGCCGCCCGGAGCGTCTGTCCGGCCATGTCGCTAAAAATGCTCCTGCGGTACGTCTGCATGCCCGCGAGGTGGAAATTCGTTACCCACGCACGTTAAAAGGTGTGCGCAACTGGTTTTCCCCCGGCTGGCACACCGCCGTCAAACAAGCCAGCCTGGATTTATTGCAGGGGCAGACGGTCGGCATTATCGGCGAATCCGGTTCCGGTAAGACGTCGCTGGCCAATGCCGTTCTGGGGTTAGTGAAACATCAGGGCGCGCTGCTGGTGGATGGCACATCCTGGCAGGCTGCACGCAAGGCCGGTAAAACAGCCCATCAGACACAGCGGCGCAAAGTACAGGCGGTGTTTCAGGACCCGTACTCGTCGTTGTCGCCCCGGCTGACCATCGAGCAGATTATCGGGGAAGGATTGAAGCTGCATTATCCCCGGCTGTCCGCGGAACAACGCCGTCAACGGATCCTCGCGCTGCTGGCGGAAGTGGGACTGACGGAACCGCAATTCCCTCATTTGTTACAACGTCACCCCCATGAGTTTTCCGGTGGGCAACGTCAGCGTATTGCCATTGCCCGCGCCCTGATTATCGAGCCAGATGTCCTGGTGCTGGATGAGCCAACCAGTGCACTCGACGTCACCGTGCAAAAACAGGTGGTTCAGCTGTTACAGCAGCTACAGCGTGATCGCGGGCTGAGTTATCTGATTATCACGCATGATGTGGCGGTGGTAGCGGCGATGGCACATCATATTCTGGTGATGCGGGACGGTGAGGTGGTTGAGCAGGGTGAAGCCACGTTATTGCTGGCGGAACCGGATCATCCTTATACGCGCAATCTGATCGAGGCGGCGTATTTTCAGCCCCGTCGAGAGCAGCCAGCAGCCTGA
- a CDS encoding rhodanese-like domain-containing protein, producing MSQAGFATISPQAIRQQLASGAEVAFIDIREAGEYGNGHALLAVNLPWSELEIRVGQLIPRRHTLIIVQDATDDGRATTAAQRLKQLGYQEIRVAEGGIQGWESAGFLLFQGVNVPSKAFSEWIEREAHTPTLSAETLSGWQQQSYPHVLLDGRTPKEFHQFHIPGAINCPNGELIPWVQDYAAAASLPVVITCAGRTRGIIGAQSLIDAGIKNPVLALAGGTQAWRIARLPLTFKDAQFWTPKNPPVETAVLQHPAIGQINSQTLPQDPSRTTYVFDVRSREEYLQGTVPGAVWVPAGQLIQTLDEYVGTRGARLVLFDPQQSRAQMAAWWLYQLGWDVSIWIDAGLLKPPVTVPPDLPGLFPQVSALTATAARRQYQPGDTLLIADRSKNLAEPVIAGSRWVNRAVLAQQVATLPKEHTVWVFAKQSSLAWAVAWDLNTRYGFHARVVEGDENDWRAAGWAFDDQKLALTEAERIDYLFWLHDRHSGNLDASAQYLAWEASLPDAVDHDGQHGFRRLLPVTQTEGVLP from the coding sequence ATGTCCCAAGCTGGATTTGCCACCATCAGCCCTCAGGCTATTCGTCAGCAACTCGCCAGTGGTGCAGAGGTGGCGTTCATTGATATTCGTGAAGCCGGTGAATACGGCAATGGCCATGCCCTGCTGGCGGTTAATCTGCCATGGAGTGAACTGGAGATCAGAGTGGGGCAGTTAATCCCACGACGTCATACCCTGATCATTGTGCAGGATGCTACGGATGATGGGCGTGCCACGACCGCAGCGCAACGTTTAAAGCAGCTGGGTTATCAGGAGATCCGCGTTGCAGAGGGAGGGATTCAGGGGTGGGAAAGCGCTGGATTCTTGTTGTTCCAGGGCGTCAATGTGCCCAGTAAAGCATTTTCAGAATGGATTGAACGGGAAGCACATACACCAACCCTGAGCGCTGAAACCTTATCCGGGTGGCAGCAGCAGAGCTATCCTCATGTGCTGCTGGACGGGCGCACCCCGAAGGAGTTTCATCAGTTCCATATCCCCGGTGCCATCAACTGCCCTAATGGGGAACTTATCCCCTGGGTGCAGGATTATGCGGCAGCCGCGTCACTTCCTGTCGTCATCACCTGCGCCGGGCGAACACGCGGTATCATTGGTGCCCAGTCGCTGATTGATGCCGGGATCAAAAATCCGGTGCTGGCACTGGCAGGCGGTACTCAGGCCTGGCGTATTGCGCGTTTGCCACTCACGTTTAAAGACGCACAGTTCTGGACGCCAAAAAATCCTCCAGTGGAAACTGCAGTTTTGCAGCATCCCGCTATCGGTCAAATTAACAGCCAGACATTGCCACAGGATCCCTCACGCACCACCTATGTTTTTGATGTACGTAGCCGTGAAGAGTATTTGCAGGGGACGGTACCCGGTGCGGTATGGGTTCCCGCCGGGCAGTTGATCCAGACGCTGGATGAATATGTCGGGACGCGTGGTGCCAGGTTGGTGCTGTTTGATCCGCAACAAAGCCGGGCACAGATGGCTGCCTGGTGGCTGTATCAGTTAGGTTGGGACGTCAGCATATGGATCGATGCCGGGTTGCTGAAACCGCCGGTGACCGTTCCCCCGGATTTACCAGGCCTGTTCCCACAAGTCAGTGCGCTCACTGCCACGGCTGCCCGTCGCCAGTACCAACCTGGGGATACTCTTTTGATTGCCGATCGCAGCAAAAATCTGGCTGAACCTGTGATCGCGGGTAGCCGCTGGGTAAACCGGGCGGTGTTGGCGCAGCAGGTGGCAACGCTGCCAAAAGAACATACAGTTTGGGTTTTCGCAAAACAATCCTCACTCGCCTGGGCTGTGGCCTGGGATCTGAACACCCGTTACGGATTTCATGCGCGGGTGGTAGAGGGCGATGAGAATGACTGGCGGGCTGCGGGCTGGGCCTTTGACGATCAGAAGCTGGCTTTAACAGAGGCTGAGCGCATTGATTATCTCTTCTGGTTACACGATCGACACAGCGGCAATCTGGATGCCTCGGCGCAATACCTTGCCTGGGAAGCCAGTCTCCCGGATGCTGTCGATCATGACGGTCAGCACGGCTTTCGCCGTTTGTTGCCAGTGACACAGACTGAAGGCGTATTGCCATGA
- a CDS encoding alpha-amylase, protein MKLAVFAPLLIPGMAFAAWTTADFPAFTEEGSGRFISQKVIEKGTRPLQLXVDQQCWQPSGPIRLNQMLSMEPCHSPPPQWRIYRDGLYNLAIDTRSGTPTMMISLEEKAGSSAAVSVRQCPXWDGKPLTIDVSKTFAEGSKVRDFYSGNIATVSGGKVTLQPAPGSNGLLLLERASTDADAPFNWHNATVYFVLTDRFVNGNPANDXSYGRHKDGMQEIATFHGGDLQGLTSKLDYLXQLGVNALWISSPLEQIHGWIGGGTKGDFPHYAYHGYYTQDWTKLDANMGTEDDLRHLVDEAHKRGIRILFDVVMNHTGYATLADMQEFQFGTLYLKGDELKKTLGEHWTDWKPGKGQTWHSFNDYINFSDKAGWEKWWGKKWIRTDIGDYDSPGYDDLTMSLAFLPDLKTESKEASGLPDFYHLKPDTAAKEIPGFAPRDYLTHWLSQWVRDYGIDGFRVDTAKHVEQDAWQQLKTQASAALAEWKKAHPDKTRDNAPFWMTGESWGHGVMESEYYRHGFDAMINFDYQDEVAKAASCMANIDLTWQQMADKLQSFNVMSYLSSHDTRLFREGGSTAAELLLLTPGTVQIFYGDESLRPFGPTGSDPIQGTRSDMNWQDIGGKAASNVAHWQKLGQFRARHPAIGMGRQTTLSLPHGYGFVREKGDDKVIVVWAGQQ, encoded by the coding sequence ATGAAACTCGCTGTGTTTGCACCGTTGTTGATTCCCGGGATGGCCTTTGCCGCCTGGACCACCGCTGACTTCCCTGCCTTTACTGAAGAAGGTTCTGGTCGCTTTATCAGCCAAAAAGTAATTGAAAAGGGTACTCGTCCGCTGCAACTTAANGTTGACCAGCAATGCTGGCAACCNTCAGGGCCGATCAGGCTCAACCAGATGCTTTCGATGGAACCCTGCCACAGCCCGCCACCGCAGTGGCGCATTTACCGGGATGGCCTGTATAACCTGGCGATCGATACCCGTTCCGGCACTCCGACGATGATGATTTCNCTGGAAGAAAAAGCGGGCAGCTCTGCTGCGGTATCTGTTCGCCAGTGTCCTNAGTGGGATGGTAAACCTCTGACCATTGATGTCAGTAAAACTTTCGCCGAAGGTAGCAAGGTCCGTGACTTTTACAGCGGCAACATCGCTACTGTCAGTGGCGGTAAAGTGACGCTGCAGCCGGCTCCCGGCAGCAACGGTTTATTGCTGCTCGAACGGGCCAGCACAGACGCTGACGCTCCCTTCAACTGGCACAACGCCACCGTCTATTTTGTCCTGACNGATCGCTTCGTGAACGGTAACCCGGCCAATGATNATAGCTATGGCCGCCACAAGGACGGTATGCAGGAAATAGCCACCTTCCACGGGGGTGACTTGCAGGGGTTAACCAGCAAACTGGATTATCTGCANCAGCTTGGTGTTAATGCCTTATGGATAAGTTCGCCGCTGGAACAAATTCACGGCTGGATCGGTGGTGGTACCAAAGGAGACTTCCCGCACTACGCCTATCACGGCTACTACACACAGGACTGGACGAAGCTGGATGCTAACATGGGTACCGAAGACGATCTGCGTCATCTGGTAGACGAGGCGCATAAACGCGGGATCCGCATTTTGTTCGATGTGGTGATGAATCACACCGGATATGCCACCCTTGCTGATATGCAGGAATTTCAGTTTGGCACCCTGTATCTGAAAGGCGATGAACTGAAAAAGACACTCGGTGAGCACTGGACTGACTGGAAACCCGGTAAGGGCCAGACCTGGCACAGTTTCAACGACTATATCAACTTCAGCGATAAAGCAGGCTGGGAAAAATGGTGGGGTAAAAAGTGGATCCGAACCGATATCGGCGACTATGACAGTCCCGGTTATGACGACCTGACGATGTCGCTGGCTTTCCTGCCAGACCTGAAAACCGAATCGAAGGAAGCCTCGGGCCTGCCTGACTTCTATCACCTAAAACCGGACACGGCAGCAAAAGAGATCCCAGGCTTTGCGCCACGCGACTACCTTACCCACTGGCTGAGTCAATGGGTACGTGATTACGGTATCGACGGCTTCCGTGTGGATACCGCCAAACATGTTGAACAGGACGCCTGGCAGCAGTTGAAAACGCAAGCCAGCGCAGCGCTGGCAGAGTGGAAAAAGGCCCATCCTGACAAAACACGCGATAATGCGCCATTCTGGATGACTGGCGAATCCTGGGGCCATGGCGTGATGGAGAGTGAGTATTACCGCCACGGTTTTGATGCGATGATTAACTTCGATTATCAGGATGAGGTGGCGAAAGCTGCCAGCTGTATGGCCAATATCGACCTCACCTGGCAACAGATGGCTGATAAGCTGCAAAGCTTTAATGTGATGAGCTATCTCTCATCCCACGATACCCGCCTGTTCCGCGAAGGTGGCAGCACAGCGGCAGAACTGTTGCTACTTACACCGGGTACCGTACAAATTTTCTATGGCGATGAATCGTTGCGGCCGTTCGGTCCCACCGGATCCGATCCGATACAGGGGACACGTTCGGATATGAACTGGCAGGATATCGGCGGGAAAGCTGCGAGTAACGTTGCTCACTGGCAGAAACTCGGCCAGTTTCGTGCACGCCATCCTGCTATCGGGATGGGAAGACAGACAACCTTATCGCTTCCCCATGGTTACGGTTTCGTACGTGAAAAGGGCGACGATAAAGTGATAGTGGTTTGGGCAGGGCAGCAATAA
- a CDS encoding ABC transporter permease, whose translation MTDSTLQSLPQRAGKLHRLKASTSLTLGLMILLLIVICAILASWLFPGDPREMVSAPNLWPGSNPAYPLGTDMMGRDVMAQLFYGARASLAIGLIATVLALVCGVTIGVVSGYFASGWLDDVLMRVTEVFLTMPRLLFAIAIILALGPTLFSLSLALGATSWPQIARLVRAEAMKIREQDFVRAASTLGLSHTRIIFRHVLPNSVTPVMVAASVLIAQIILSEASLSFLGLGDPSLVSWGGMVGSGREVLRTAWYMAALPGLAIFITVMSFMLIGNGLNDLFNPRLATRK comes from the coding sequence ATGACCGATTCTACTCTGCAATCCCTCCCGCAACGTGCAGGTAAACTGCACAGGTTGAAGGCATCAACTTCGCTGACACTGGGGCTGATGATTCTGCTTTTAATTGTGATCTGCGCCATTCTTGCTTCCTGGTTATTTCCCGGCGATCCACGCGAAATGGTCAGCGCACCTAACCTTTGGCCAGGCAGCAATCCGGCATACCCGCTCGGCACCGATATGATGGGGCGCGATGTGATGGCGCAGTTGTTTTATGGTGCACGTGCTTCGCTGGCGATCGGTCTGATTGCTACCGTGCTGGCGCTGGTTTGTGGCGTCACGATTGGCGTCGTCTCCGGCTACTTCGCGTCAGGCTGGCTGGATGATGTACTGATGCGCGTGACTGAAGTGTTTCTCACCATGCCGCGCCTGCTGTTTGCCATTGCCATCATTCTGGCGCTTGGCCCGACATTATTCAGCCTGTCGCTCGCGCTCGGTGCCACCTCCTGGCCGCAGATTGCCCGCCTGGTGCGCGCAGAGGCGATGAAAATTCGGGAGCAGGATTTTGTCCGCGCGGCATCCACCCTGGGCCTTAGCCATACGCGCATTATTTTCCGTCATGTTCTCCCCAATAGTGTGACCCCGGTCATGGTGGCCGCTTCGGTATTGATTGCACAAATCATCCTGTCGGAGGCCTCATTGTCTTTCCTGGGCCTTGGCGATCCCAGCCTGGTTTCCTGGGGCGGCATGGTGGGAAGTGGACGAGAAGTGTTGCGCACCGCCTGGTATATGGCCGCGCTGCCGGGGCTGGCGATTTTCATAACCGTGATGAGTTTCATGCTAATTGGCAATGGACTCAACGACTTGTTTAACCCGCGCTTAGCAACGAGGAAATAA